Within the Microbacterium sp. 1S1 genome, the region CGGGCTCCTGGCGCACCGGCGTCGGGCCGAGCGGAGACCTGATCTGGAGCACAGTTCCGCGCGAGCGGAGACGGAGGAGTCAATGAGCGCAGTCCCCAGCCTGACCGAGTTCCAGGACGCGGCTCGAAGTCTGGCTGAGGTGATCTCGCACACCCCGACACTGCCCTCCCGAGCGCTGTCCGACGCCCTCGGCGCCCCCGTGCTGCTGAAGATGGAGAACCTGCAGCGCACGGGATCCTTCAAGATCCGCGGCGCCGCCTACCGGCTGTCCCGGCTCAGTGCGGAGGAACGCGCCCGCGGTGTCGTGGCGGCGTCGGCAGGCAACCATGCGCAGGGGGTGGCCCTCGCCGCGCAGGCGCTCGGCATCCCGGCCACGATCTTCATGCCGCTGGGCGTGCCGGTGCCCAAGCTGCTCGCCACGAGAGGCTACGGTGCCGAGGTGGTGCTCGAAGGTGAGACCGTGGCGACATCGCTCCGCCTCGCCGCCGAGTTCTCCGAGCGGACCGGCGCCGTGCTGATCCACCCGTTCGACCACCGCGACATCGTCATCGGGCAGGGGACCCTCGGGTTGGAGCTGCTGGAGGACGCACCGGAGATCGACACCGTCGTCCTCGGCATCGGCGGCGGTGGTCTCATCGCCGGGGTTGCCGCCGCGGTCAAGGCCAAGGCCGCCGAGCTCGGCCGCACCATCCGGGTGATCGGCGTGCAGGCCGAGAACGCAGCCGCGGTGCCGCCGTCGCTGGCGGCCGGGGAGCCCGTCGACATCGTGACGCGGCCGACCATCGCGGACGGCATCCTCGTGGCTCGGCCGGGTGCCGTGCCGTTCGAGATCATCAAGGATCTCGTCGACGAGGTCGTCACGGTGTCCGACGACGACCTCGCCCGGGCGATGCTGGTGCTCCTGGAGCAGGCGAAGGTCGTGGTCGAGCCTGCCGGAGCCGCCGGTGTCGCCGCCATCCTCTCCGGCCGCGTGACGGCGACCGGCACGACGATGGCCGTGCTGTCGGGCGGCAACATCGACCCGCTGCTGCTGCAGCGCGTGGTCTCCCACGGCCTTGCCGCCTCCGGCCGCTACCTGACGATCCGCATCCCGCTGCCCGATCGCCCGGGTCAGCTCGCACGGGTGTCCGAGCTCATCGCCGAAGCGGGGGCGAACGTCATCGAAGCGATGCACACCCGCCACGGCCACGGGCTGCAGATCAGCGAGGTCATCCTGGAGCTCAGCGTCGAGACCCGCGGCGCCGAGCATTCGGACCACACGCTCGACACCCTTCGTCGCGCCGGCTTCACGCCCATCGTGGTCCCGGACTGACCCCACCCGACACGACGCACCCCCTCGACCATGGCGGCCGAGGGGGTGCGTTCTCCCGTTCCGGGAGGATCAGCCCGTGTAGGTCTCGACCTTCACGATCTCGACGCTGATGGAGCGGCCGTTCGGCGCCTCGTACGAGGAGGAGTCGCCGACCTTCAGGCCGAGGATCGCCTTGCCGAGTGGGCTGGCCTCGCTGTAGACGTCGAGGTCGCTGCCGGCCGCGATCTCGCGGCTGCCGAGGAGGAAGACCTCCTCGCCGCCCGCGACGATCGCGGTGACGACCGTGCCCGGCTCGACGATGCCGCGGCTGGCGGGGGCTTCGCCGACCTTCGCCGTCTTCAGGAGCGCCTCCAGCGTGCGGATGCGCGCCTCCTGCTTGCCCTGCTCGTCCTTCGCCGCGTGGTAACCGCCGTTCTCCTTGAGGTCGCCCTCCTCGCGGGCCGCCTCGATGCGCTTGGCGATCTCGTCGCGGCCGACGGTGGAGAGGTGCTCCAGCTCGGCGACGAGCCGGTCATAGGCTTCCTGCGTGAGGAAGGGGACCTGAGCATCGGTGGACATGACGAAGCTCCTTCTATCGGGATCCCGCCGAGATGCCGCGGGGGATATGCCAAGACGCCCCGGCGCGGTGCCGGGGCGTCGTCTGTCTGCGACAAGTCTAGGCGACCCAGCAGGTGTTCACCAAACCTGTCGTGGCCTCCGCGACGGTCGGGATGCGCTCCGCGCGTTCGAGCGAGTGGGCGTCTCCGGCCGGGATCTCCACGACCTTCCAGCCCACGACGCCGAACTCCTCGTCGAGGGCCTCGAGCACGCACACGACGTCCTTGCCCTGGACACCGGTCACCTGGAAGCGCACGTCCACGGCGTGTTCGTCCACGAGCTCGAACCCCAGGTCGTCGGCGTCGACCGAACTCAGGGACTGACTCACGGTGGACCAGGCGAGGGCGGCGAGGAGGAGCAGGGCGACGGCCCCGGCGAGGACCCACGGCCACCGACGCCGGTGGGTGCGGCCATAGCGTTCGTCGAGCTGGCGGGCGGTCGTCACAGGCAGGGTCTTCCGGTCGTTAGGCTGGTGATACCAGGTTATGCGACCTGCGTACGAAAGGCCGATTCATGCGCTTCCTCTCCGAGACTCCGATGCCGACGCCGTCGATGACGGTGGCTCCGGAGTCGGTCACGCCGGGTTTCGCCGGCTTCGCGGTGATCGTCATCGTGCTCGTCGCCGTGATCCTGCTGATCTGGGACATGAACCGCCGGATCCGGCGGGTGCGATACCGCGAGGAGGTGCGCGAGGAGCTCGACGCGGAAGAGGCCGCGCGCGCCGCCGAGAGCGCTGCAGACGACGGCCGCACCGCACCGGATGCGCCGGACGAGGAGCCGCGCGAGCGCTGACCCGTGCTCAGGGCGCGCCGAGCGACGGCGAGAGCGGCTGCAGGGCGATCAGCAGGCATGCCGTCCAGTGGCACAGGAACGCCAGGACCGTGCACACGTGGAAGATCTCGTGGAAGCCGAAGTGGCCGGGCCACGGGTTGGGCTTCTTGAGCGCGTAGACGACGGCGCCGCCCGTGTAGAGCAGACCGCCGACGATCACGAGCACCATCATCGCCACGTTGGCGTTGAGCAGGTCGACGAGGTACATCACCGCAGCCCAGCCGAGCAGCAGGTAGAGCGCCACGTAGAGCCAGCGCGGCGCATTGATCCAGAAGACGCGGAAGAGGATGCCGAGGAGGGCCCCGCTCCAGACCAGCGTCAGCAGCAGCACCCCCTTCTCCGGGGGCAGTGCCAGAGTCGCGAGCGGCGTGTACGTGCCGGCGATGAGCAGCAGGATGTTCGCATGATCGATGCGCTTGAGGATCGCCTTCACCCGAGGCCGCCAGTTGAAACGGTGGTAGACGGCCGAGTTCCCGAACAGGAGCAGCGAGGTGACCATGAAGACCACGGCGGCCCACTTCGCGGCCGCGCCCTGCGACAGCACGATGAGGACGATGCCGGCGGCGACCGCGACGGGGAACGTCCCGGCGTGGATCCATCCGCGCCAGGTCGGTTTGATCTCGGTCGCGGCATCGGCGGCTGCCGCTTCCAGCAGCGGCAGCTTGGGGACATCGGTGCCGGTCTGATCGGAAGTGCTCACGTGCTCACTCTAAGCCGGAGCGCATGCCCCGACCCGTACATGTCCCCAGGCTGTGCAGCGGCGCGGGAGGGCGGGGCAGGGTAGCGTGGGTGGGTGATGTCACGCGAGAGCCCGGGGCGCGGGCCGCTGTACCGGCTGTACACCAGCCGGCTGCGTCGTCACCTCGACCCGAGCACCGTTCCGCATCACGTCGCGATGATGATCGACGGCAACCGCCGATGGGCGCGGCAGCTCGGCTTCGACACCCCCGCCGAAGGCCATCGGGCGGGGGCGGCCAAGATGCAGGAGTTCCTCGGCTGGTGCGACGAGCTGGGGGTGCGGGTCGTCTCGCTCTACCTGCTCTCCAGCGACAACCTGCGCAAACGGGACTCGGCGGAGCTCGCCGACCTCATCGAGATCATCGCGGAGCTCGCCGAAGCCCTCTCTCAGAAGGGGAACTGGCGAGTCAAGCACGTCGGCCGCTCGGACATCCTTCCCGCCGAGCTGGCGCGCGTGCTCGCGGACGCGGAGAACAGGACGAAGGAGCACACCGGCCTGCACGTGAATCTCGCCGTCGGCTACGGGGGCCGCAACGAGATCGTCGACGCGGTGCGCAGCATCATCACGAAGCACGAGGCGTCGGGCGGCACCATGGAGGACCTCGCGGCGCAGCTCACCCCGGAGATGATCGGGGAGCACCTCTACACGGGAGGTCAGCCCGACCCCGACCTCGTGATCCGAACGAGCGGCGAGCAGCGGCTGAGCGACTTCCTGCTGTGGCAGAGCGCCCACAGCGAGTTCTACTTCGTCGAGGCGCTCGGCCCCGACCTCCGGCAGGTCGACTTCCTCCGCGCGATCCGGGACTTCGCCGACAGGGATCGACGATTCGGACGGTGACCCGGGTGTGCGCGCCCGTGCCAGAATGACGCAGTGAGCACACTGGACGACTACGTCGGTACGTTCGACGCCGAGCCGGGATACCTGAACTGGGCGGCGTTCGGCCCCGTCTCGCCCTCGGTCCGGGCGGAGGTCTTCGCGGACGCGGATCTGCTCGGCAGCGGACGGCCCTCGTCACTGGCTCTGGTGGGGGAGCGGATCGGACAGGCGAAGGACGTCATCGCCGAGCTCCTCGATGCGGAGGCGGCGGACGTCACCCTGCAACCGTCGTCGACGCATGGCCTCATGCACGCGCTCTACGGCATCGCCGGCGGGGTCATCGCCAGCACGGCGGAGTTCCCGAGCGTCAGCCTCACCCTGGAACGCGCGGCGACCGCATCGGACCACGCGCTCACACCCCGCTGGGTCACCCCCGGCGACGGGCGGGTCACCCCCGACGTCGTGGCCGCCGCGCTGGACGATGACGTCGTGGCGCTGGCCGTCAGCCACGTCGACTTCCGAACGGGATACCGGGCGGATCTGACCGCGCTGCGCGAGGTCCTCGGCCCGGACCGGCTCCTCATCGTCGATGCCGTGCAGTCCTTCGGCGTGATCGACGCCGACTACAGCGTCGCGGACGTCGTCGTCGGCCACGGTTACAAGTGGCTCCGGGCCGGCCGCGGCACCGGCTTCGCGTGGTTCTCGTCGCGCGCGCGGGAACGGATCGCGCCCGTGCTCTCCGGCATCACCGGCACGACCGCGAGCGGGCTGTTCGTCGACGAGCTCCCCGCGCCGGCGGCCGGTGCGCAGGCCTACACGGTCAGCATGCCGGACCCGCTGGCCGCCGGTCGGCTCGCGATCGGCGCGCGCGACGTGCGTGACGCGGGCGTCGCGGCGATCGAGGAGCGGGTCGCCGCGCACGTGGATGCGGTGATCGCGATCGCCGACCGGCACGGCATCGCCGTCGCATCGCCGCGGGAGCGGAGAGAGCGTGCCGGGATCGTCGCGCTCGCCCCCGACGATCCCGCTCGGCTGGCGGCGGCCCTCGCCAACGCCGGGGTCGTCGTCACCGCTCGCGGCGGGTCGATTCGGGTGGCGCCCCACGCCGGCACCGACGCCCAGACCCTCGACCTCCTCGACGAGACGCTCGGCGCGCTCGGCACGGAATCGTTCATCGTCCCGTAACGAATCGCTGGCGTGTCGAGTCCGTGGAAAACCCTCGGGCGGTCGTACGGTCAAGGCATTGGGCAAGGCGCCCGGTCGGGTCGGCCTCAGGTTCGCGACTCGTGACCCCCTGGTCGACTCGTTCGAATAGCCGGGAATCCCCGGGTCGGGAGTGGGTCGTGACCACACGTTCAGCGCAGCAGTCCACCAGCACCGCGCAGCAGTCCACCCGTCAGACGACGAGACAGGCGGCGGCCGCAGAACCCGATCAGGATCTGCGCACCTACGTCCTCGACACCTCGGTCCTGCTGAGCGATCCGCAGGCATTCTTCCGCTTCGCGGAGCACTCGGTCGTGCTCCCGGTGGTGGTCATCACCGAGCTCGAGGGCAAGCGGCACGACCCGGAGATCGGGTACTTCGCGCGGCAGGCGCTGCGGCACCTCGACGACCTCCGCGTCGAGCACGGCCGCCTCGACTTTCCCGTCGAGGTCGGCGAAGGCGGCACGCTGCGGGTCGAGCTGAGCAACGCCGACCTCTCGGTCCTCCCCGCCGGCATCCGCCTCAGCGACAACGACAGCCGCATCCTCTCGGTGGCGATGCACCTTGCGCAGGACGGACAGGACGTCACCATCGTCTCGAAGGACCTCCCGATGCGGGTCAAGGCCGCGTCGCTCGGGCTGCGCGCCGAGGAGTACCTGGCGGAGCAGGCCGTGGACTCGGGGTGGACGGGCATCGCCACCCTCGACCTCTCCGGCGACGACATCAGCGACCTCTACGAGAGCGAGGTCGGGATCAGCGAAGACGTGCATGGGCTCCCGGTCAACACCGGGCTCATCATCCACTCCGAGCGCGGGTCGGCCCTCGGGCGGGTCACCGGCGACGGGGAGTTCCGGCTCGTCCGAGGTGACAGGGACATCTTCGGCATGCACGGGCGCTCAGCCGAACAGCGCATCGCGATC harbors:
- the ilvA gene encoding threonine ammonia-lyase, yielding MSAVPSLTEFQDAARSLAEVISHTPTLPSRALSDALGAPVLLKMENLQRTGSFKIRGAAYRLSRLSAEERARGVVAASAGNHAQGVALAAQALGIPATIFMPLGVPVPKLLATRGYGAEVVLEGETVATSLRLAAEFSERTGAVLIHPFDHRDIVIGQGTLGLELLEDAPEIDTVVLGIGGGGLIAGVAAAVKAKAAELGRTIRVIGVQAENAAAVPPSLAAGEPVDIVTRPTIADGILVARPGAVPFEIIKDLVDEVVTVSDDDLARAMLVLLEQAKVVVEPAGAAGVAAILSGRVTATGTTMAVLSGGNIDPLLLQRVVSHGLAASGRYLTIRIPLPDRPGQLARVSELIAEAGANVIEAMHTRHGHGLQISEVILELSVETRGAEHSDHTLDTLRRAGFTPIVVPD
- the greA gene encoding transcription elongation factor GreA, with protein sequence MSTDAQVPFLTQEAYDRLVAELEHLSTVGRDEIAKRIEAAREEGDLKENGGYHAAKDEQGKQEARIRTLEALLKTAKVGEAPASRGIVEPGTVVTAIVAGGEEVFLLGSREIAAGSDLDVYSEASPLGKAILGLKVGDSSSYEAPNGRSISVEIVKVETYTG
- a CDS encoding DUF4307 domain-containing protein; amino-acid sequence: MTTARQLDERYGRTHRRRWPWVLAGAVALLLLAALAWSTVSQSLSSVDADDLGFELVDEHAVDVRFQVTGVQGKDVVCVLEALDEEFGVVGWKVVEIPAGDAHSLERAERIPTVAEATTGLVNTCWVA
- the trhA gene encoding PAQR family membrane homeostasis protein TrhA; its protein translation is MSTSDQTGTDVPKLPLLEAAAADAATEIKPTWRGWIHAGTFPVAVAAGIVLIVLSQGAAAKWAAVVFMVTSLLLFGNSAVYHRFNWRPRVKAILKRIDHANILLLIAGTYTPLATLALPPEKGVLLLTLVWSGALLGILFRVFWINAPRWLYVALYLLLGWAAVMYLVDLLNANVAMMVLVIVGGLLYTGGAVVYALKKPNPWPGHFGFHEIFHVCTVLAFLCHWTACLLIALQPLSPSLGAP
- a CDS encoding isoprenyl transferase — translated: MSRESPGRGPLYRLYTSRLRRHLDPSTVPHHVAMMIDGNRRWARQLGFDTPAEGHRAGAAKMQEFLGWCDELGVRVVSLYLLSSDNLRKRDSAELADLIEIIAELAEALSQKGNWRVKHVGRSDILPAELARVLADAENRTKEHTGLHVNLAVGYGGRNEIVDAVRSIITKHEASGGTMEDLAAQLTPEMIGEHLYTGGQPDPDLVIRTSGEQRLSDFLLWQSAHSEFYFVEALGPDLRQVDFLRAIRDFADRDRRFGR
- a CDS encoding aminotransferase class V-fold PLP-dependent enzyme, which produces MSTLDDYVGTFDAEPGYLNWAAFGPVSPSVRAEVFADADLLGSGRPSSLALVGERIGQAKDVIAELLDAEAADVTLQPSSTHGLMHALYGIAGGVIASTAEFPSVSLTLERAATASDHALTPRWVTPGDGRVTPDVVAAALDDDVVALAVSHVDFRTGYRADLTALREVLGPDRLLIVDAVQSFGVIDADYSVADVVVGHGYKWLRAGRGTGFAWFSSRARERIAPVLSGITGTTASGLFVDELPAPAAGAQAYTVSMPDPLAAGRLAIGARDVRDAGVAAIEERVAAHVDAVIAIADRHGIAVASPRERRERAGIVALAPDDPARLAAALANAGVVVTARGGSIRVAPHAGTDAQTLDLLDETLGALGTESFIVP
- a CDS encoding PhoH family protein, encoding MTTRSAQQSTSTAQQSTRQTTRQAAAAEPDQDLRTYVLDTSVLLSDPQAFFRFAEHSVVLPVVVITELEGKRHDPEIGYFARQALRHLDDLRVEHGRLDFPVEVGEGGTLRVELSNADLSVLPAGIRLSDNDSRILSVAMHLAQDGQDVTIVSKDLPMRVKAASLGLRAEEYLAEQAVDSGWTGIATLDLSGDDISDLYESEVGISEDVHGLPVNTGLIIHSERGSALGRVTGDGEFRLVRGDRDIFGMHGRSAEQRIAIDLLLDPEVGIVSLGGRAGTGKSALALCAGLEAVLERQQQKKIIVFRPLFAVGGQELGYLPGDQGEKMNPWGQAVYDTLGSVVSGNVIDEVVERGLLEVMPLTHIRGRSLHDAFVIVDEAQSLERNVLLTVLSRMGQNSRVILTHDVGQRDNLRVGRHDGIASVIETLKGHDLFGHVTLTRSERSAIAALVTDLLEGGELS